From Populus alba chromosome 16, ASM523922v2, whole genome shotgun sequence:
TCACCAGCGCACTAATAATACAAAGGAGAAGGACAAAAAGGCTCTAAAACGTAGTaaggaaaaaagattaaaataaacaaaggaTCTATTTACCACTCCAATGAGATCACCAACAACTCGGGGGGCAATACCAAGACCAGTACAGATCCCACCAGCTGATGGGCTCGAGGAAGTGACAAAAGGGTAAGTTCCAAAATCAATATCTAACATGGTAGCTTGACCACCTTCaaccaaaattttcttcttctttgcaaTGGACTCGTTCATAAAATGTACTGTATCAGTAATGAACGGCTCCAACCTTTCAGCAAACCTCTTATACCTCTCAACTTCTTCCTTAAGCATTTCAGGACCATATTTAAAACTCTCAAATCTCGAAGCAACATCTGATAACAGAGCATCAAGCTTTTGAGGAAAAGTATCCATATGCTTCAAATCACATACTCTAATCCCATTCCTAATCACCTTACTCGAATAGCATGGTCCAATCCCTCTCCTAGTAGTCCCAATAAAAGATTTCGCTAGCTCAGCTTCTCTAAGCCCATCTACTTCTTGATGAAAATCAAACAACAGATGTGCACGATCAGACACTAATATTCTACCCGTACAAGAAACCCCATTAGCTTCTAACCCATCAATTTCCTTAAACAAACCTGGCAAATGGACAACAACCCCATTCCCAATTACACAGAGAGTATCCTCGTTAAGAATTCCAGAAGGAACAAGGTGTAATGCAAATTTCTTTCCTTCCGAGTTATAAATAGTGTGACCGGCATTCGCTCCGCCCTGCAAATTAACCGTaacttcaataaattaaaaaaaaaaaaaccagaaaaaacagaAATCCCAGTAGATATTTGaacttttaagtaaaaataattcaGTTCTGTAAGTGAGATGGGCATGAAGCTATACCTGGCAGCGAGCAACTATGTCGAAATGCTCGGCCAAGATGTCGACCAGTTTGCCTTTTCCTTCATCACCCCATTGGGAGCCTAAGACGCCGGAAACTTGACTCAATGATTCAATTCGACTAGCTGAGTCTCTAGTGAATGACTCGGCAACACTTAAGGAGGAAGAGGCAGGGGGTTTGATGGACGAGCATGATACGAAGTTTCTTCGGAAACTGGGGTTGAGCCCGTGGTGGGCCGGGAAGTGGGCGGCGTGGTAGGACCACCTAGGGTTGGATTCAAGGCGGAGAGAGGAGAGGTTCATAGTGAAAACAGAGAAGTAGCAGAGTTGGAGTTCAAGAAAAGGAAGACGGAAAGTGAGTCGCCCTTTTTTGAGGGCGAAGGGTTTATGAGAGAGGGGAGTGATTGAGTGACGGGCGGGTGAGAGAAGGAATGGGTGAGGTGGTGATGTGTGGGATTCGGCGTTGATTGTACGCTGGGATTTGTGACAGTCAATCAGACTTCAGAGGGTGATTTGAATTCGTACTTTCCTTTCCTAAAATGTAATTAATTCGTTGCTGGTAAATTAATCTCTTGTAAgataaattgcaaaaaaaaaaaactaatccaatatattttttatttttactttatctacattcttttagaaattacattttatatctTCAATCtaccaagatttttaaattaaacaaataattaaattatttttttatatatacatatcctCCATTTAGAAATTTCTAAATAGCAACTCTAACCCTAAATTCtcatattaaagattaaaattaaagtctttcatctatttctttaatttttcatgatcaCCCTCAACACCATCAAGATCCCATAAtctcaattataatttatataccaaaaaagcctcctcaaaattcaatttctaatattttcttctctttaaaaCCCATCAAAGCAAATGAAGAAATTTTGGAATTCAATGGCAAAAGTATATTTTGCTTGAATGCATTTGATTCCAAGATTAGAATACTTTCACAAACTCCCTTTGCAAGGATGCAAAGCACGAAACGACGGCTCTTCGGCTCCTCGTGTCCTTCAAGAAAGAGGAAAATGGATTTAATTGCCTGAAAGTTAATTAATTGGGGGAGGGCATGGGTGCAATGATGAAACAATGGTTATAAACTTGTGGAAGGAgtaaaacatgtggggaaaattATTAGAGAATTATTCAGGGGATGCCATCTCTTTATAACTTTTAACTTTTGTTGTGTGAATTGTGGTAAGAAATGCATGGTTCAAGTCGAgggatttaaaaattattaattcacaaATAACTCTATAACGTGgagagaaattattttatatacaaataaaaaagtactattcattattataatgaaattatattttttatcttttgaaaaaaaaaaagccttgggTTTAAGAGTATTTTAGCCTTTTACATGATTGTTCAaggatatattattattattgttcttgttcattttagttattatattaattttaaagaggTCATCACAAAAGATATTCTTTTCTtacaaacattttattttgatttagtataaatttatcattctcacagataattttaaaactatatttgttCAATAATTAGTCAAATACTAAgttctttttaatatcagtaacATGAAATTTATTGATGAGGGAAATAATTTATTCCGAAgtcatattcaataaaaaaatttcaatgctAATATTATAAAGGTTGATGAATTCTCTCTATACAAAATATTCATCACCCACTTctttataagagaaaaatattattttttcagtgtATACAAGCCTTGTTGTACTAGTTAGACACCCCCACTACTTAAGATTATTAATTAGGTTGACTTTGAAAATAACATtagacaaatatttattttcaaaactttatttgtGGGGTGATCAACCTCGGTGACATTGACTTAAGCAATCCTTTCTTgtttagggtttctttattgatttttatttttgatattattgtcTAAGTGTTCAATCTTAGtgcatatataatattttccatTGAATTTATTGGTAATTCCCTTCCCTttcacaataatatttttcttttggtttttattgtGGGTATTTGCCACTTGTTTAACTATATGTTTATTTTAGGCCATTAAAGAAGTATCAACTCTCCtattaaaaaacttgatatcgtcttttattattaacctcaaaaaaaaggtttttaactTCCATTTCCTTGTGTTTATATTTCAGATAGCCCTTGAAGTCTTTCTAATAtggtgataattttttaataattgcaaACACTTAGAAGAATTCACTCAAAACCATATTTTCAACATGAATACCATGCAAGATAAGTTAAAACTCTTGAGCTTGGCATTTCATGGTCCTTAAATTAACCATCTTGATATCTTAAAAATTTACATACTATGAATTTTTCATACCAACATCTTTagccttatattttttatccaaagcTTTCTCATAGTGCCtatacatttttaattgaactatACACGTCATAAAGTATATTGTCCaatctatttaaaatatagttttggcATACAAAATTGTTATGAATTTCATGTGTCTATAGTTACACAATAAAGGGatcatatttataatataatagtttTAGTGCTTTTCAACAAGAACTTTGCTAAGTTCAAGGTAGTCaagtaaaataacattttttattgtcaCCTCTTGAAGTTCATTCCATCAAACTTTTAAAGTTTCTTTACCATGTATCTCAAAAGGTGATGGTACTTGCTTAAATATTATTGGTTAGGGTAATCAAATCTTGAgttgaaattatgataatttttatataaacaatagccaaatatttagaattaaaattttgactACGAAACGCAAACGCAAGTATgaaatatctaatttaaaattgtaTAACAACCACATAAAACTAaacaatttaacaaataaaagttttataagTAAGATGGTTGATTTAATAGCATTTTAATTATTCAGTTCAAATGATACATATTTTAACACACATAatttcaatatgatttttttatataaatataaataaattgcatGAACATAAGAAACTAGATTAAGGgttaaactttaatttaagtttaaagCTGCTAAAACCATCCTAACTTATTAAACtagtttttagaaatttaaatgtataaactaaacaaaagacTAGGTGATAAAGTGTTAAgtttgttgtaattattactAGTGATATGAAGATAAAACTTAATGTCAATTTagattatttgttggtttagTTTAACTACAAGATAGAGTATATAAATATAGTCAAACTATAATCTTAAAATACTACAAGCATGTTTGAATGAAATTGcataaacaaaacttaaaatatatttttaacaatactTACTTATTcaagtaattaaatttgatatagatgaaaaaaattattgttattaaggATCAATTCTTTGTCCTTAAGATTTTATTACTCATTTCTTAATggaaacaaaatgattttaataagaCTCCTAGAAATTCCAATAATACCATCTTGTTTAGTTTTACTCCTAAACAAAGTTCATCAAACTCATGGAAATAACTCAAAATATCCCTACAATATAACATAACATAAGCTCTAGAAGTAATAGAAAAAATGAAGGACAAAAAGAGTAAAACTAAGAAAggtaatctaaaaaaattaaaggtgaaGAAGAGTAAAAACAAATTCCGTGTAAAACACTATTCCTTCAACTTCCTTTCATAATggattttaaaaccataaatgaTGCAGAATTAGtatcaaaattatttctcaCTATTTATCAACCTTAATTACtctttataaaatgaaatattgaagttaaagttttttttgctttaaaatctgacttttttatataaataaaaaaacattcaagttAAAAAAGATGATGTTTAGAACTCTTTATTCAATgacaagataaataaaataggtTGTAATTTATGACtcaatgttttttaaacaaactCAAATCCAAGTCCAACATAggttgaaaaaaactaattattttattatttaacaaattagttaaaaaaaattattttacacaaAACTTAAACTTGGTTGGAGCTTATCTGAGCACAAACATGTGGCATAAAATCaaagttcatttttttaaattcatttttatttattcaatttctcaCTATATAAACTACAAGAAAAactttgtatgtttttttaatgaataaaaatattttcatctaagttttctttattcttcttgTTAAGTGGATTTAGTAAAGTCATGTGCaggatataattttatttggatttcATAAAAGTATATCAAtagggtgttttttttacttcaatttctCATCCATGTTAATgctctatattaaaaaaaaaatttgttaaaaattaatttttaactttacagtaaaaaaaaagacttcacaaaattcttaaaatttttaagtatGGTTGAAGTCTAACATAAATACCAAATCAACGCCTGCACTTTCAAACGATGGTTGTTAATGTCAATGCCTATGCCTATGCCTATGCCTTTTGCTTAATACGCCATCGGTCAAAGTTCATCTTCCCATCTGACTTTTCCCTAACTGAACGTTTGTTCCTAAAAACCGCGGCGGAAAccagttgttttctttttatgctttATTTCTGAAACTTGGACGGTTTTctctattctatttttattaaatatctgTTCGGcatggttttgaatttgtctttaacaaactaaatattaTTTCGTTATTTGCCTGATCAAGGTCACATAGACCCTTCAACGTCCAAATGATCGGTCCAAACTTCCAGTGCccgtcatgatttttttcaacgCAACATTTATTTAGTCAAACTTTCCGATTCCAATGCTTgactgttaaaaataattaatattataattcataaattttttaaaagtgttttttaaaaatgtattttttagatttttttatttttaacatcaatacattaaaattataaaaaaacactaaaaaaaacactaatttaatttttttttttatgtaaaacatatattaaacatATTCAAAAGCAATCTCAAATGAGAAAACAAGCAGCCTCTTGTGAGAATTGGAGAGTTGCGggttttagaaaaagaaaaggaatgaggagatgattggttttattttattttaatgttagtCAAAAGAATGCGCGTTTGAGCATCcgaaaatagtattatttttttttgttttcaagcgATCTCCACACTGTTGTTTTCAAAGGCTGGCGCAATTGATGTCCAATGCTGCGACAATAGATTGGTGTATGCTGGTATGGATGTATGTGTATTTATTTGGTGTCACGCTGatgcatgttaaaaaaaaacaagtgcttGCTATTTAGGTGTGTCTCTCATCATATTCCGTGTTTTGGCTAAATGATGATGGATTGCTATGGAATCCAATATGTCAGGAACTTGAATTTTTAAGCGTTTGGATAGTTGATAATTActtgtttatattaattttctcttCTCTAGAACTGATGGTCTAGAGGGTTAATGGAAGAGGCATGGATTCGTACAAAACAATCCTTGTAGGTGTGATTTTTTAGACCATTAATTGGTTAAATAAGTGATTTTatagtgaaaaataataaataaatattaacttataaaaataaaaatatttgaatttatctCGGATAAGATGAATATTGAGAATTTATTGTAAGAGAGTGAAAATTGTGAATTTGTTATCAAGGTTATTCAAATAGTATTTATagcattttttctttgaattttcttctttttgttcaaGGGATTCAAAGTTTCTTCTTTATTCACATCGAAGTAAAGAAAAAGTCTCttacatcaatattaatattgatttaagtGTCTTTTTACACGATATTAAATGTTGATAGGAGTATCACatcatcaacattaatattaattgatatatagACAACTCTTAAAAGATATATTGATTGACATAAGACATTAAGAAATAATAGCCCTAGGTTCTC
This genomic window contains:
- the LOC118045901 gene encoding adenylosuccinate synthetase, chloroplastic, whose translation is MNLSSLRLESNPRWSYHAAHFPAHHGLNPSFRRNFVSCSSIKPPASSSLSVAESFTRDSASRIESLSQVSGVLGSQWGDEGKGKLVDILAEHFDIVARCQGGANAGHTIYNSEGKKFALHLVPSGILNEDTLCVIGNGVVVHLPGLFKEIDGLEANGVSCTGRILVSDRAHLLFDFHQEVDGLREAELAKSFIGTTRRGIGPCYSSKVIRNGIRVCDLKHMDTFPQKLDALLSDVASRFESFKYGPEMLKEEVERYKRFAERLEPFITDTVHFMNESIAKKKKILVEGGQATMLDIDFGTYPFVTSSSPSAGGICTGLGIAPRVVGDLIGVVKAYTSRVGSGPFPTEILGQGGDLLRFAGQEFGTTTGRPRRCGWLDVVALKYVCQINGFSSLNLTKLDVLSEFSEIQIGVSYKQIDGTPVESFPGDLCLLEQLKVDYEVLPGWKSDISSIRKYADLPKAAQQYVERIEELVGVPIHYIGIGPGRDALIYK